The DNA window GGCAGTGGACTACTTCGCATTGTTGCGCCGCCATCGAGGGGAAGAGCGGCGGACTCCTCGGATGCAGGAGGAGGATGGCGGTCCGGTGTCTGCGCCGTCCGACGATGGAGAGGAGATGGAGCGGCTGCTGCTTTCCGAGGAGGAGCCCGAGCAGGCGCAGGAGGAGGCGGCCGCCGTCCGTCTGGAGGATGCGCTGCTGTGCGATGAAGCGGAGGTGGAGCCTCCCCCGGCATCGGCCGGATCGGAGGGGGTGCCTCTCGCCGTTGCGGGGCGGCGGGATGGCGGCCCGCAGGGGGATATGGTGGAACGACGCGCGACGGAAGGTGCCGTCTCGTCCGATGGCATCGATCGCCCCTCCACCGTGGATGCGGAGCCGCCCCCGCATTCCGGCGGGGATTCTTCCGACCTGCCGGAGGGGGCGCCGGAGCCGCCGCGGGCGGCGGCCTGGCGTCCACCTATCGACGACGTCGCCGAGTTGCCCGAGGATCACGACCAGGTCTCCGCGCACGTCAAGCGTTGGCTGCGCCGCTTCATCGACATCTCCTACGCCCTCTTCCATGCCTGCCGCCAACATCGCCCCTTCGACCTCGGGCCGCTACAGAAGCAGATCGCCAACATGCTACTCTGGTTGGAGCGCGATGCGCTGCTGGTCAATGCGCTGGAGCTGGAGTTGGAACAGGCCGATTTCGAGAGCAGCATCCCCGAGGGGCACGACGACCTGCGCCAACTGGTGATCAAGTCGGTGATGATGCTGCTCTATGCGATCAAGACGACGGCGGAGCTGCGCACCCCATTCAAGGTCCGCCTGCGGCTGGTGACCGCGGCGGTGCTCCACCACATCGGGATGGCCCAGGTACCGGAGAGGATCTTGAGCAAGAGCGGCCGGCTGTCGCCCGAGGAGCTGGCCGAGATCCGCGAGGCGCCGGCCAAGGGGATGGTCTACCTCCAGCGCTGCGGCATCACCGACGAGTATGTCTTGCGTGCCGCATCGGAGTTCAATGAGCGGGTGGACGGGTCGGGCCCGCGTGGGCTGCAAGGCAAGGAGATCTGCTACAGCGCGCGGCTGATCGGCCTGCTGTCGATGTTCGAGGCGATGATCCACAAGCGCAGCTATCGCAAGCGGTTGTTGCCGCGTGAGGCGGTGCGGGTGGTGGTGCAGAAGTACAAGCATGCCTTCGACCGCGCCATGCTCAAGGCGCTGCTCGACGCCATCTCGCTCTATCCGGTGGGTAGCTATGTGCGGCTCAACTCCAGGGAGATCGGCAAGGTGATCTTCTGCCATCCCCGTCTGCCGTTGCGGCCGGTGGTGCGGGTGATGATGGACGAGTATGGCGAGGAGATCCCGCCGCGCGAGATCGATCTGAAGCAACATCCCAATCTGATGATCGAGCAGTGCGCCTACGAGGACGATCTCTCCTCGCTCTTCACCAAAGTACCGGAGTAGCCCGCTCCATCCGCGGTCGGGTCGGCCGGCGGTTTGCATAGCCAGCCCTGCTGCCGGGCGGCCAGCTTGGCGTAGCGGTAGAAGGTTCCCTCGAAGTTGCCCAGCGCGATGATGAAGCCGGCCCGACCGTCGAGGAAGCCGAGCTTGAGCACATAGAGGCGGAAGAACCCCCACAACCCATGCAGCAGCCCCTTGAGGATGCCTCCGCGCCGCCCCTGACGGACATACTTCTCCGCACCGAGGGTGGAGTAGCGCTGCATCTTATGGATCATCTGCTCGATGTCCTTGAACGGGAACTGGATGATCTCCTGTGTCAGATGGCCGGTGGTTCCGTGGATGGTGTACTCCTCATGCACCTCGGCCGACTCGTCGAAGGTGATGGCGCCACGGCGGAAGAGTTGCGGCTGGCGATAGTCTGGGTACCAGCCGCCGTGGCGGACCCAGCGGCCGAGATACCAGTTGCGCCGCGGAATGAAGTAGGCGTCGAACTCGGGGTTGGCCACCACGGCCTGGATCTCCGCCGCCGCCGCATCGGTGCAGCGCTCGTCGGCGTCGAGGCTGAAGATCCACGCAAAGCGGCAGGCGGCGATGGCCGCGTTGCGGATCTGGCCGAAGGTGCGGAAGGGGATCTGTTCCACCCGGGCGCCGAGTTCTCGGGCGATGGCATCGGTGCCGTCGCTGCTGAAGGAGTCGACCACCACCACCTCGTCGGCCCAGTCGATCACGCTGGCGATGGCGTCGGCGATCTTCTCCGCCTCGTTATAGGTCATGATACAGACCGAGATCGGCGGGCGGCTCACGCCATCCGCTCCATTGCATCGAGCAGTGCGGTGGCGCTGTGATGCTCCCGCAGCCAGGCGCAGGCGTCGCTACAGCGGCGCTGGAATGCGACGTAGTCGGCGATCACCCGGTCGATGGCGTCGAGCCAGCAGGCTGCATCGTCGCTGTCGATGACCACGCCGGCATCGAACCGAGCCACCAGCCCGGCCGGCTGGATGCCCGCACGGACGATCACCGGGCAGCCGCGGGCAAGTGCGTCCAGCGTGATGCCGCTGATCTTGTCGGCGTATTCCCGCACCCGGTAGGGCTGCAGGCAGATGGCCCCAGGGAACTGGTCGAAGTAGGCCTTCCCCTCCAGCGTCCGTCCCGGCATGGTCAGATGGGGATAACCGACGGCGCGGATCCGCTCCAGCAGTGTGGCGACATCGGCGGCATACTCGCCGTGGTGGTTGGGGCCGGCCTGCAGCAGGAAGGGGATGGCGCGCCGCTGCCGCTGCAGCAGTGCGATCAGCTCGGCGATCAGCGGCAGGTTCTTGTCCATCCGCGCCACGCCGGGGAAGATCAGCTGTCGGAAGGGCACCACCTTCGGTGGCTCCTCCGGCAGAGTGAAGGGGCAGGGCTGACACGCCACCGTGCGGAATCCGGCCTGCCCGATCGCCTCGGCCAGCGCCTCGGTGGTGGTCAGGATGGGCGTCTCCGGCGCGCGGCGAGCGATCCGTTGCAGCCGGCGGAACCGGTTGCCCTCCATGCGCATCTGGTGGACGTAGAAGTAGGCCAGGCCCAGGCGCCGCAACCGCTCGGGCAGCAGGGCAAAGGCGAGCAGCTCCGGCCGGCCGGCGGTGGGGACGAGGATCCGTTCGCCGCCGCGCAGCAGCCGGCGCAGCAGAAGATGGAGCTGTGGCCGGCGTAGGGCGCGGTCGAAATGGGGGATGCAGCGGATGCGCTTCCCGCCGATCAGACCGGGATCCACCCGTCGCCCCGCCCAGATGCGCACCTCCATCCCCTTCTGTGCGGCGGCCTCGGCCAGGGCGCGGCAGATGGTGAAGCAGTGACCGGCGTCGTTGATCAGGGTCGGTTCAAGGATGTGGAGGGGTGGCCGGCTCATGCCACCGCCAGCAGATCGGCGCAGATCAGCGCATCGAGGTGGCCGAGTCGGAAGGCGCGCACCGCATCGGCGGCACGGCAGACGATCGGCTCCTCGTGCATGTTGAAGCTGGTGTTGATCAGCGCCGGAATGCCGGTGCGTTCATGGTAGGCGGCCAGGATGGCGTGGACTTCGGGGTTGTCCTGCCGGCGCAGCACCTGCGGCCGGGCGGTGCCGTCGACATGGATCGCCGCCGGGATCTCCCGTCTGGCACGCTCCGATGCGTCGTAGGTGATGGTCATGAAGCGGGCTGCGACATGCTCCGGCCGCCAGTCGGGAAAGTAGTCGCGGGCATACTCCTCCATGACGATCGGGGCGAAGGGCATGAACTCGGTCCGGCCGAGGCGGTCGTTGAGCCATCGATTGATGGCCGGGTCGTGGCAGGAGGCGAAAATGGTGCGGTTGCCGAGCGCGCGCGGGCCGAACTCCATCCGTCCGGCGGCGCGGGCCACCACCTTGCCTTCGGCCAGCATCCGGGCGGTGGTCTGTGCCAGGCTGTCCGGCCGATCGAAGGCGACCCCTGCTGCGTGCAACGCCGCTTCGGCCTCTTCGCGGGTGATCTCCGGGCCGAGATAGAGCGACTCCAGCAGCCGGGGCGCCAGTCCGCCGTGGCTGTCGGCACACGCGGCGAGTGCCGCGCCTGCGGCCAGCCCGCCGTCGCCCATGTTGGGGAAGACATAGAAGTTCTCCACTTCGTCGCAGGCGAGGATGCGCTGGTTGAGTTTGACGTTGGCGAAGACGCCGCCGGCGACGGCGAGCTTGCGGACGCCGGTTTGCTCCACCCATTGCCGGACGAAGTGGAGCACCGTCTCCTCGGTCACCGCCTGCAGGCCGGCGGCGATCTGCTCCCGGTCGAGCCCCTCGGCCAGCCGGGCGGCGATCGGTGGGGAGAAGCGCTGGTAGGCGAGCTGGGCCAGCGGGGTGTCGAGTCGGGGATGGTCCGGATCGAGCCGGATGTGGCGCCGCAGCCGGTCGGCGAAGGGCTCGGGGTCGCCGTAGGCGGCCAGCCCCAGCACCTTGCCTTCGTGGCGGGTGGGGCGGAAGCCGAGGTGGCGGGTGAAGGCGGTGTAGACGCCGCCGATCGAGTGGGGCGCGGGAATGGCCAGGAGTTGACGCATCCGTCCCTTCTCGCCGATCCAGACGGTGCCGCAATCGGCATCGCCGCTGCCGTCGAGGGTGAGTACCAGTACCGGCTCGTCGGGCCAGGGGCAGCAGTGGTAGGCGCCGGCGGCGTGGGCGCGGTGATGGCGGATGTTGCGGCGCCGCCGCCTGCGCAGGGCGTCGGGCAGCGCCCCCTTGCCGGCCAGCTTCTCGGCCAGCGCATTGATCGGGAAGCTGACCATGGCGCCAAAGAAGTGGAGCCGCTGCCGGCCCGGTTCGCTGTGCGCCGCCCAGTAGCGCATGTTGCGCCAGACATCGCCGACCAGCTCGATCCGCGGCAGCCGGGCGACGGCGACGGGTGTCTCTTCATCCTCGCCAAAGCCGCGGACCCAGTCGATGGCGCGGAAGGGGTAGCGCGCCTCCATCTTGACGCGGGTGAGCCGCTCCTCCTCGACGGCGGCGATCAGACGTCCGTCGTCGTCGAGCAGCGCGGCGCCGGAGTTGTGGGTGCCGCCGTGGTCGGGGTGGTGGGCGCAGTAGCCGTAGATGCCGAGCTGCTTGCGGTTCATGCCAGTCGCCGGGCACACTGCCGCCAGACCCGGTCCGTCGACAGGCGGTCGAGACAGTCGCTGCGGCTTGCGCGGTGGTGGCCGCACCCCTCCTTTTGGCAGGGGAGGCAGCCCGCCTCGCCCTGGATCAGGGTGACGTTTCCCGCCCGTTGCAGGCCGCCGGCCGCCGGCCGCCAGGGGGAGCGCCCGTGGTTCCAGCCGGCCGGCCACGGCCCCCAGATGCGGGGGTCGGTCGGTCCGTAGAGGGCGACGGTCGGCGCGCCGCAGCCGGCGGCGAGGTGGGTGGTGGCGGTGTCCAGGCCGACATAGAGGGCGGCGTTGGCCGACAGGGCGGCCAGCTGCCGCCAGCGGAACCGCCCGGCGGCGATGGATACGGCATCCCGCGGTAGGCCGCTCTCCCGCACCAGCGCCTCCGCCGCCCCCTGCTCGTCCGGTCCGGCGGTGA is part of the Zetaproteobacteria bacterium genome and encodes:
- a CDS encoding glycosyltransferase family 2 protein, which translates into the protein MTYNEAEKIADAIASVIDWADEVVVVDSFSSDGTDAIARELGARVEQIPFRTFGQIRNAAIAACRFAWIFSLDADERCTDAAAAEIQAVVANPEFDAYFIPRRNWYLGRWVRHGGWYPDYRQPQLFRRGAITFDESAEVHEEYTIHGTTGHLTQEIIQFPFKDIEQMIHKMQRYSTLGAEKYVRQGRRGGILKGLLHGLWGFFRLYVLKLGFLDGRAGFIIALGNFEGTFYRYAKLAARQQGWLCKPPADPTADGAGYSGTLVKSEERSSS
- a CDS encoding glycosyltransferase family 1 protein; its protein translation is MSRPPLHILEPTLINDAGHCFTICRALAEAAAQKGMEVRIWAGRRVDPGLIGGKRIRCIPHFDRALRRPQLHLLLRRLLRGGERILVPTAGRPELLAFALLPERLRRLGLAYFYVHQMRMEGNRFRRLQRIARRAPETPILTTTEALAEAIGQAGFRTVACQPCPFTLPEEPPKVVPFRQLIFPGVARMDKNLPLIAELIALLQRQRRAIPFLLQAGPNHHGEYAADVATLLERIRAVGYPHLTMPGRTLEGKAYFDQFPGAICLQPYRVREYADKISGITLDALARGCPVIVRAGIQPAGLVARFDAGVVIDSDDAACWLDAIDRVIADYVAFQRRCSDACAWLREHHSATALLDAMERMA